Within the Flavobacterium sp. CG_23.5 genome, the region CCGCCGAAAGTTGGATTTCTTCTATTGGATTAAACAGTGCTATAACACTTCCACCATATAAGTTTGACGCGTAATAATTTTTTTGCTTTATGTAGGTATATTGTGCACCAAGGCCTAAAGCGACATACTGATTGAAATTATAAATGGCACTTGGTGCTAAAGAAATGTCGGTGTAGCCAGAACCAAAGCTCAAACCAATTCCACCACCAAATTGTACTTTTCGCCAGAAATCACTTTGCATTTTTGGAGATGCTGTTTGTTGCTGTGCAAATAATAAACTCGAAAACAATAAGGTTGTAGAAATCAAAATATATTTATAAATAGTCTGAAATTGATTCTTTTCCATGATTATGTTGTTAATTTAACAAATATTAACGTAAAAGTACGTAAAAAACTGAATTAAATATATTGGTTTATTGTACTTTTGTCCCTCGATTTGACAAAAAAAAACATTCACAAATATTATGGATAGGTTTTCATTTTTAAACGCAGCACACACCGAATTCTTCGCACAATTATACGATCAATATTTAGAAAATCCAGATAGCGTCGAGCCAAGTTGGAGAAGTTTTTTTCAAGGTTTCGACTTTGGAATGACCACCTATAATGATGAAAATCCAGTTGCTTATATAGCAAATGTTGCCGCTGGTAATGTTGAACATGCTCCTGTTTCTGATAAACTTCAAAAAGAGTTTAACGTATTGAAATTAATTGATAGCTACCGATCGCGCGGACATTTGTTTACAAAAACAAATCCCGTTAGAGAAAGAAGAACTTCATCACCAACGTTGGATATTGTAAATTTCGGACTTTCGTCAGCAGATTTAAATACTGTTTTTGACGCAGCAAAAGTAATTGGAATTCAACCATGTACGCTTAAAGAAATTATTGTTCACCTTGATAATATTTATTGTCAACATATTGGGGTGGAGTACATGTATATAAGAAAGCCGGAAGTTATTCAATGGATGCAAGATAAATTAGGGATAAATGACAACCTACCTAACTTCTCTGCTGATGAAAAGAAAATAATTCTAGGTAAATTAAATCAAGCCGTTTCTTTCGAAAATTTCTTACACACTAAATATGTAGGTCAAAAAAGATTTTCGCTTGAAGGTGGAGAATCAATAATTCCTGCACTTGATGCTTTAATTGAAAAAGCAGCTGAAAAAGGAGTGGAACAATTTGTTATGGGAATGGCTCACCGTGGTCGTTTGAATGTTTTAGCAAATATTTTCGGAAAATCTACTCAAGATATTTTTGGAGAATTTGACGGTAAAGATTACGATCAGGAATATTTTGATGGTGACGTAAAATACCACTTAGGACTTACCGCTGAAAAAGTAACCAGGTCAGGAAAAAATATAAATATTAATTTGGCTCCAAACCCTTCACACCTTGAAACAGTAGGTGCTGTAATCGAAGGAATTACAAGAGCAAAACAAGATAAATATTTCCCTAATGACTTTTCAAAAGTATTGCCAATTGCCGTTCACGGAGATGCAGCGATCGCTGGTCAGGGAATTCTTTATGAAATTGTTCAAATGGCTCAGTTGGATGGATACAAAACGGGAGGTACGATTCATATTGTAATAAATAATCAAGTAGGATTTACCACTAATTATCTTGACGCTCGTTCATCAACGTATTGTACGGATGTTGCCAAAGTAACACTTTCACCGGTATTGCACGTGAATGCAGATGATGCGGAAGCTGTGGTGCATGCGATGTCATTTGCATTAGACTTTAGAATGCAATTTGGCCGTGATGTGTTTATAGATTTATTAGGATATAGAAAATACGGGCATAATGAAGGAGATGAACCTCGTTTTACACAGCCTGTACTTTACAAACTGATAGCAAAGCATCAAAATCCTAGAGATATTTATGCTGAAAAATTGTTGTCAGAAGGAGTAATCGACGTTACTTATGTAAATGGATTAGAGAAAGAATACAAATCTAATTTAGAAGTGAACCTTGAAGAATCTCGTAAAAAAGACCTGACAATTATCACACCATTTATGAAAAATGAATGGAGAGGTTTTGAACAGGTTACAGACGTACAAATGCTTGAAAAAGTAGATACAACTTATTCAATTGAAGGACTTACACAAGTGGCCAATGCGATTTGTAACTTGCCTGCGGATAAAAAGTTTATTAGTAAAATTCAAAAACTAATCAACGATAGAAAAACAATGTTTTTCGAAACTAATAAGTTGGATTGGGCAATGGCCGAACATTTAGCTTATGGATCATTATTACAAGAAGGATATGATGTTCGTATTTCCGGACAAGACGTAGAACGTGGTACTTTCTCCCATCGTCATGCTGTAGTTAAGGTAGAAGACTCCGAAGAGGAAGTAGTCTTGATAAACAATTTAGAAGGTAAAGTAGGAAAATTTAATATTTTCAACTCCCTTTTATCAGAATATGGTGTTTTAGGTTTTGATTATGGATATGCCTTGACAAATCCAAATGCATTGACAATTTGGGAAGCACAGTTTGGGGATTTCAGTAATGGAGCCCAAATTATGATTGACCAATATATTTCTTGTGGGGAAGATAAATGGAACAATCAAAACGGAATTGTTTTATTATTGCCTCACGGATATGAAGGACAGGGAGCGGAACATTCCTCTGCCAGAATGGAACGTTATTTACAACTTTGCGCCAGACAAAATATGTTTGTCGCCGATTGTACAACGCCAGCGAATTTTTACCATTTGCTTAGAAGACAAATGAAAACGACTTTCCGTAAACCACTTATTGTGTTTACTCCAAAGAGTTTGTTGCGTGATCCAAGAGTAGTTTCTACTGTTGAAGAATTTGCAAATGGAACTTTCCAAGAAACATTCGATGATGAAACGGTGAATAAAGCGGATGTAAAAACATTGGTTTTTTGTACCGGTAAATTCTATTATGATATTACTGCCGAAAGAGAAATCAATGGTCGTAAAGATGTTGCTGTGGTGAGAATTGAACAATTGTTCCCTCTACCAGTAGAACAATTAAGCGCCATTATTGCGAAATATCCAAATGCCGATGATTACGTTTGGGCACAGGAAGAACCAAAAAACATGGGAGCCTACAGTTTTATGTTGATGAACTTCAATTTAGTAAAATGGAGATTGGCTTCGCTAAAAGCATATGCTGCTCCAGCTGCAGGAAGTTATACAAGAGCAAAACGTCGTCAGGCGGATGCAATACGAATGGTTTTTGATAAAAATTTATTTAGGTAGTGCCAACTGTATTAATAACTGATGGGTTCCGTTTTTTCTTTTACAGTAATGAACATTTGCCAAAGCATATTCATGTTGAAAACGCCGAAAAAATAGCAAAATTTAATTTAGAAAATATAGAATTAGTAAAATCATCAGGATTTAATTCCACTCAATTAAAAACAATACGTAATTTAGTAGAACGAAATCAAGAACTTTTAATATATAAATGGGATGAGTTTTTCAGTAATTAGCAAATCAAAAAATGCAATAGACATTGTTTTTTCAGAATCTAAAATGATTGTTTTTTTAGAAGATGGACGTGAATTAGCTGTGCCGTTAGAATGGTTTCCAAGATTAAGAAAAGCAACCGAAGAGCAACTAAAAAAATGGAGATTCATCGGCAAAGGAGAAGGCGTTCATTGGGAAGAGATTGATGAAGATATTTCAATTGAAAATTTATTAGAATAAAATAACACACAAATAAAATTATAAAAGATGATTTTAGAAATGAAAGTTCCATCACCAGGGGAATCAATAAAAGAAGTTGAAATTGCAACATGGTTAGTGAAAGACGGAGATTATGTAGAAAAAGACCAAGCAATTGCTGAGGTTGATTCTGACAAAGCAACACTGGAATTGCCAGCTGAAGCTAGTGGGATTATTACACTAAAAGCAGAAGAAGGTGATGCAGTAGCAGTTGGGGCAGTGGTTTGTCTTATCGATACAGATGCTGCTAAACCATCTGGTGATGCGCCAGCTGCAGAGGTTACAAAAGCAGTTGATCCCGAGACTTCGGGACCAAAGGCGGAAGTTAAACCGGAAGTTAAAACAGCTCCCGAGACTTCGGAACCAAAAGCAACTCCAGTTGCAGCAACAACTTACGCTTCTGGAACACCATCTCCAGCAGCAAGAAAAATATTAGACGAAAAAAATATAGCGCCTGCTTCCATGTCAGGGACAGGAAAAGACGGAAGAATCACTAAAGATGATGCCGTAAATGCGGTTCCATCTATGGGAACTCCTACAGGAGGATCTCGTGGGACTGAACGTACTAAATTATCTATGTTGCGTCGTAAAGTAGCGGAAAGATTGGTCGCTGCCAAAAATGAAACAGCTATGTTGACTACGTTCAATGAAGTGAACATGACGCCAATCAACAACTTGCGTAATGAATACAAAGATGCGTTCAAAGCGAAACATGGCGGAATTGGTTTAGGATACATGTCGTTCTTTACTAAAGCCGTAACTAGAGCTTTAAAATTATTCCCGGATGTAAACTCAATGATGGATGGTGATCACAAGATTGCTTTCGATTTTTGCGACATTTCAATTGCAGTTTCCGGACCTAAAGGTTTAATGGTTCCTGTAGTTCGTAATGCGGAGAACTTGACTTTCCGTGGTGTAGAATCTGATATTAAAAGATTAGCTATCAAAGCACGTGACGGACAAATCACGGTTGATGATATGACTGGTGGAACTTTCACGATTACTAATGGTGGTGTTTTTGGTAGTATGTTAAGTACGCCGATTATCAATCCTCCACAATCTGGAATTCTTGGAATGCACAACATTATCGAGCGTCCTATTGCCGTAAACGGAAAAGTGGAAATTCATCCTATGATGTATGTGGCACTTTCATACGACCACAGAATTATTGATGGTCGTGAGTCTGTTGGTTTTTTAGTTGCAGTAAAAGAAGCGTTAGAAAATCCATTAGAATTATTGATGGATAACAATCCTAAAAAAGCATTAGAGTTGTAATATTGATATTTATCAAACCTACTGAGAAATATTTTAATCCCGCCTTGTTCAGAAACATTGCGGGATTTTTTTTGGTCAATTCTTGACTTAGAAATATGTAATTATTTTTACTTTTTTTTATGATTATGATTTTTTATTTTATAATAAATTAGATTTTGTTTAAAAATAATGGTCTTATAGCGAGGATTTACCATAACATTACCACAACATTGTCGCGTTAAACAGATGTACAAATCTTTCTTTGCAGCTCATTTAATAAAAGTAAGTAGCAGTTATAGCAGGATTTAGGGCTATTTTTAACTGTGGTATTTCTTTAGGATGTTGTATAGTTTTTAGATAGGTAACATTTTAACTTACATCATAATACATTCATAAATTTGAGAATAACTTTTTACTCAAAATTATGAAGAAAATTACTCTAATCATTTTCCTGTTGGTTTATTCGATAGGATTTTCACAAACACTGCCTTTAGATTTTGAATCGTCAACTGTGACTTATGCATTCACTGATTTCGATGGAGGTGTTGCAACAGTAGTTGCAAATCCACAAATGTCAGGAATTAATACAAGTTCTAAAGTTGCCAAAATGGTAAAAGGTGCAGGTCAACCATGGGCCGGAAGCAAAATTTTGATGGGAAACGCAGTTGATTTCTCGACTAATAAAGTTTTTAAAGTTAAAGTATTTTCGCCAGTCGCTGGTAAAAAGCTTTTGTTGAAGTTTGAAGGAGCTGGTGCTGCTTTTGAAAAAGAATCGTCGTCTATTGCTGCTGCCAACGTATGGGAGGAATTAACTTTTGATTTTACTGGTGTAGCTGGTGTCAATAATTTAAATAACAATATTGTCTTTATATTTGACTTGGGAACTCAAGGCGATGGTAGCGTTAACTCAACTTATTTGTTTGATGATGTTAAGCAATCTGCCGCAGTTGGTTCAGCATTAACGCAAATGACTTTACCAGTAACTTTTGATGATGCTACCATAAATTATGGTTTGGTTGGTTTTGGAGGAGCAGAGGCATCCTCAATAGTAGTTGATCCAACACTTTCATCAAATAAAGTGGCTAAGGTCATAAAATCCGGAACAGCAGAATTATGGGCGGGAACCACCATTACTGCTGCTGCCCCAGTTGGATTTTCTACAAATATTCCTTTTTCAGCAACAGAGACAAAAATGAATGTTCGTGTTTGGTCGCCAGATGCTGGTATTGCAGTCCGTTTAAAGGTAGAAGATAAAAATGATCCAACACATTCTTGTGAAACAGAGGTACAAGTAACAACCGCTTCAGGATGGCAGACATTAGAATTTAATTTTGCAAATCAAGCCACTGGTACAGCTGCATTAAATTTGGCATATGCTTTTAACAAAGCCTCTATTTTCTTTAATTTCGGCACTACTGGAGCTACAGCAGGCGAAAAAACATATTATTTTGATGATTTGAAATTTGGTGCTGCTGTTACCACACCTACTTCAACTGCCGTTGTTTTACCAATTGATTTTGAGTCGTCAACTGTAACTTATGCATTCACTGATTTTGATGGAGGTGCTGCAACAGTAGTGACAAATCCCCAAATGGCAGGAATTAATACAAGCGCTAAAGTTGCCAAAATGGTAAAAGGTGCAGGTCAACCATGGGCTGGAAGCAAAATTTTGATGGGAAGCGCAGTTGATTTCTCGACCAATAAAGTTTTTAAAGTTAAAGTATTTTCGCCAGTCGCTGGTAAAAAGCTTTTGTTGAAGTTTGAAGGAGCTGGTGCTGCTTTTGAAAAAGAATCGTCGCCTATTGCTGCTGCCAACGTATGGGAGGAATTAACTTTTGATTTTACTGGTGTAGCCGGTATCAATAATTTAAATAACAATATTGTCTTTATATTTGACTTGGGAACTCAAGGCGATGGAAGCGTTAACTCAACTTATTTGTTTGATGATGTTAAGCAATCTGCCGCAGTTGGTTCAGCATTAACGCAAATGACTTTACCAGTAACTTTTGATGATGCTACCATAAATTATGGTCTAGTTGGTTTTGGAGGAGCAGAGGCATCCTCAATAGTAGTTGATCCAACACTTTCATCAAATAAAGTGGCTAAGGTCATAAAATCCGGAACAGCAGAATTATGGGCGGGAACCACCATTACTGCTGCTGCCCCAGTTGGATTTTCTACAAATATTCCTTTTTCAGCAACAGAGACAAAAATGAATGTTCGTGTTTGGTCGCCAGATGCTGGTATTGCAGTCCGTTTAAAGGTAGAAGATAAAAATGATCCAACACATTCTTGTGAAACAGAGGTACAAGTAACAACCGCTTCAGGATGGCAAACATTAGAATTTAATTTTGCAAATCAAGCCACTGGAACAGCTGCATTAAATTTGGCATATGCTTTTAACAAAGCCTCTATTTTCTTTA harbors:
- a CDS encoding DUF2442 domain-containing protein, with protein sequence MSFSVISKSKNAIDIVFSESKMIVFLEDGRELAVPLEWFPRLRKATEEQLKKWRFIGKGEGVHWEEIDEDISIENLLE
- a CDS encoding DUF4160 domain-containing protein is translated as MPTVLITDGFRFFFYSNEHLPKHIHVENAEKIAKFNLENIELVKSSGFNSTQLKTIRNLVERNQELLIYKWDEFFSN
- a CDS encoding 2-oxoglutarate dehydrogenase E1 component; this translates as MDRFSFLNAAHTEFFAQLYDQYLENPDSVEPSWRSFFQGFDFGMTTYNDENPVAYIANVAAGNVEHAPVSDKLQKEFNVLKLIDSYRSRGHLFTKTNPVRERRTSSPTLDIVNFGLSSADLNTVFDAAKVIGIQPCTLKEIIVHLDNIYCQHIGVEYMYIRKPEVIQWMQDKLGINDNLPNFSADEKKIILGKLNQAVSFENFLHTKYVGQKRFSLEGGESIIPALDALIEKAAEKGVEQFVMGMAHRGRLNVLANIFGKSTQDIFGEFDGKDYDQEYFDGDVKYHLGLTAEKVTRSGKNININLAPNPSHLETVGAVIEGITRAKQDKYFPNDFSKVLPIAVHGDAAIAGQGILYEIVQMAQLDGYKTGGTIHIVINNQVGFTTNYLDARSSTYCTDVAKVTLSPVLHVNADDAEAVVHAMSFALDFRMQFGRDVFIDLLGYRKYGHNEGDEPRFTQPVLYKLIAKHQNPRDIYAEKLLSEGVIDVTYVNGLEKEYKSNLEVNLEESRKKDLTIITPFMKNEWRGFEQVTDVQMLEKVDTTYSIEGLTQVANAICNLPADKKFISKIQKLINDRKTMFFETNKLDWAMAEHLAYGSLLQEGYDVRISGQDVERGTFSHRHAVVKVEDSEEEVVLINNLEGKVGKFNIFNSLLSEYGVLGFDYGYALTNPNALTIWEAQFGDFSNGAQIMIDQYISCGEDKWNNQNGIVLLLPHGYEGQGAEHSSARMERYLQLCARQNMFVADCTTPANFYHLLRRQMKTTFRKPLIVFTPKSLLRDPRVVSTVEEFANGTFQETFDDETVNKADVKTLVFCTGKFYYDITAEREINGRKDVAVVRIEQLFPLPVEQLSAIIAKYPNADDYVWAQEEPKNMGAYSFMLMNFNLVKWRLASLKAYAAPAAGSYTRAKRRQADAIRMVFDKNLFR
- a CDS encoding T9SS type A sorting domain-containing protein produces the protein MKKITLIIFLLVYSIGFSQTLPLDFESSTVTYAFTDFDGGVATVVANPQMSGINTSSKVAKMVKGAGQPWAGSKILMGNAVDFSTNKVFKVKVFSPVAGKKLLLKFEGAGAAFEKESSSIAAANVWEELTFDFTGVAGVNNLNNNIVFIFDLGTQGDGSVNSTYLFDDVKQSAAVGSALTQMTLPVTFDDATINYGLVGFGGAEASSIVVDPTLSSNKVAKVIKSGTAELWAGTTITAAAPVGFSTNIPFSATETKMNVRVWSPDAGIAVRLKVEDKNDPTHSCETEVQVTTASGWQTLEFNFANQATGTAALNLAYAFNKASIFFNFGTTGATAGEKTYYFDDLKFGAAVTTPTSTAVVLPIDFESSTVTYAFTDFDGGAATVVTNPQMAGINTSAKVAKMVKGAGQPWAGSKILMGSAVDFSTNKVFKVKVFSPVAGKKLLLKFEGAGAAFEKESSPIAAANVWEELTFDFTGVAGINNLNNNIVFIFDLGTQGDGSVNSTYLFDDVKQSAAVGSALTQMTLPVTFDDATINYGLVGFGGAEASSIVVDPTLSSNKVAKVIKSGTAELWAGTTITAAAPVGFSTNIPFSATETKMNVRVWSPDAGIAVRLKVEDKNDPTHSCETEVQVTTASGWQTLEFNFANQATGTAALNLAYAFNKASIFFNFGTTGATAGEKTYYFDDMKFGAKNLSVANFKANSSVRMYPNPVSNVLTIEANSTIEKVSIYSVLGQEILVKNPKSNSATIQTNELSKGVYIVRTNVDGKVITTKIVKE
- the odhB gene encoding 2-oxoglutarate dehydrogenase complex dihydrolipoyllysine-residue succinyltransferase, coding for MILEMKVPSPGESIKEVEIATWLVKDGDYVEKDQAIAEVDSDKATLELPAEASGIITLKAEEGDAVAVGAVVCLIDTDAAKPSGDAPAAEVTKAVDPETSGPKAEVKPEVKTAPETSEPKATPVAATTYASGTPSPAARKILDEKNIAPASMSGTGKDGRITKDDAVNAVPSMGTPTGGSRGTERTKLSMLRRKVAERLVAAKNETAMLTTFNEVNMTPINNLRNEYKDAFKAKHGGIGLGYMSFFTKAVTRALKLFPDVNSMMDGDHKIAFDFCDISIAVSGPKGLMVPVVRNAENLTFRGVESDIKRLAIKARDGQITVDDMTGGTFTITNGGVFGSMLSTPIINPPQSGILGMHNIIERPIAVNGKVEIHPMMYVALSYDHRIIDGRESVGFLVAVKEALENPLELLMDNNPKKALEL